The genome window CGTGACATGACCACATCCCGAAAGCGAGGAATGAACAAGAACAACGTCACCTTTTTTTATGCCGAATTTATCAAGAACGGTTTTTATATCATTCTTACCGATGGGGTTTTTATTTTGTATACTTATGTATCCGCAATCGGAAAGGTACAGCGTTGCATTGATAATGTTTCGTATTTCCTTTTCAGTCATCTCGGCGCCGTTTTCCCATATGGCTCCGGTGATAAGCTGAGCAAGGTCGCGCTTGCCGTCCATTGCGGAAAGAACTATACTAAACGGGCCGTAAAGTGAACTTGTGGGGAGAAGTCTTTTACCTTTTCTTGCTTTTATAAGGTCATAAGGCAAGCCGGTTGTAAGACGAGTGGGAATTATGCCGCGTGCGTATTCAAGCCACGGCGATGTCAGAGAGTCCTTTTTGACCTCGGGCATAGTCAGTGAGTTTACAGCGTCGCTGATTTCGGGTAAGTTTGCTATGTTGGCAAAATTCTTTATATGCCGTACTTCCGCTTCCATGAAGAATTTTATTCTGGATTCGGAATTGTCGGTCTTTGCTTCGTTGTTGATACGCTGCTGAGCAAGCTTTTGTGCTTCGTGCAAATAGTATTTGAGGTCATCCTTTGTTACCGAGGCTGTTTTATATAACCACAGCGCAATAAGCGACTGCATACGTTTTATCTTTTCTTCACTTAACAGTTCCATAGTCTGTGCTGAATTGTGCCAGTATTTGGGCAAGTTGGTAACATCTCTGATAGGCCATACGGTAGGTACACCTACTGTACTGTCGCCGAGAGACATATCGTCCATGTAATCGTAATGAGTTTCGGTGATAAGCTCTTTGCCGAACAGCTCGCCGAATGAACGGCATATAAGCTGAAGAATGTAATTGCCATAAAAGGGCGATGCCGCAGGAGTGAGCTGAAGTGCAATCTTGTCTTCGTGCTTCATTACAGGCATTGCATCTACATTTATAGCTCCCAATACTTTGTTGTGAAGAGCACCGCCGAAATAGTCTGCCACTGCCGCAAATCCGTACAATTCCATGGCAAACACAGCACGTACAGAGTACTCAAGCTGATTGCTTTCGGAAAGTCTTCGCACATCACGTAGTGCGTTGATAAGCGTCATGACACCCACGGAGTTGTCACTTGCAAGCGGTTCGTAGAGATGAGCAAAAGCCCAGACTTCCTTTTTGCTTTTTCCGGGAATCAAAGCTGTTACGGCATTGATTTCACCCTCATATCTTACGCCGTCCGATTCAACCAAAACCTCAACAGCACCCACGTTTACTGCATATCGCAGGATACGTCCGTTGGCGGGGGTGATGGCAAAAGCGATAAAATCACGGTCTTCGCACTGAACATGCCAGTGATATCCGTCATCCGTTGCGGCGCTGGACCAGTGGACAGCATGTTGTTCGTACTCAGCAGGGGAAAGATAATCTGTAATAAATCCCAAAGCACCCAGATCGAGAATTGCGGAAATAGTGCTTGAAGAAGGCTTTTTTTCGGACTCCAGGAGCACCAGCGTTCCCTTACAGTCAACTCCCGAAAATGCCTGCGCCTGGGTGATAACTCTTGTTCTTATACCACCCTCGGGAGTGCTGACAGAATGCTTTACCAAAGAAAAAGGCATCTTTTCATAGTCGGCGATTACCGGATCCTTTAATTCCTTCACTTCGGAAATAACAGTCAGCCTTCCCT of Oscillospiraceae bacterium contains these proteins:
- a CDS encoding M28 family peptidase encodes the protein MTDLLKYIYDCSDSSWVMKHTKELYELEFPQTFESYAKSANYVYNLLKSEGFDTQMLTFPADGKTVYQDKRTPLAWKATKGRLTVISEVKELKDPVIADYEKMPFSLVKHSVSTPEGGIRTRVITQAQAFSGVDCKGTLVLLESEKKPSSSTISAILDLGALGFITDYLSPAEYEQHAVHWSSAATDDGYHWHVQCEDRDFIAFAITPANGRILRYAVNVGAVEVLVESDGVRYEGEINAVTALIPGKSKKEVWAFAHLYEPLASDNSVGVMTLINALRDVRRLSESNQLEYSVRAVFAMELYGFAAVADYFGGALHNKVLGAINVDAMPVMKHEDKIALQLTPAASPFYGNYILQLICRSFGELFGKELITETHYDYMDDMSLGDSTVGVPTVWPIRDVTNLPKYWHNSAQTMELLSEEKIKRMQSLIALWLYKTASVTKDDLKYYLHEAQKLAQQRINNEAKTDNSESRIKFFMEAEVRHIKNFANIANLPEISDAVNSLTMPEVKKDSLTSPWLEYARGIIPTRLTTGLPYDLIKARKGKRLLPTSSLYGPFSIVLSAMDGKRDLAQLITGAIWENGAEMTEKEIRNIINATLYLSDCGYISIQNKNPIGKNDIKTVLDKFGIKKGDVVLVHSSLSGCGHVTGGENTIIDAFCEAVGKEGAVLFPTFNYSFAGFDGTHNKSINFRPYSPRNIDSVWTGSVPQTALRRNGVKRSAHSTHSWCGFGDKADYCLSSQGLLDPPADENSPMAKALELGGKVVFFGCSPASNTFIHFLEDRANGKYLQNAIVQIEREDGNVYTELIHKHLPGCRDFYTPDITKVKFYNRAVARGLEIQKEPLVAGYLYHMELKPLYEIGMKLFEEDKNVTLCDKPECAFCKKYRN